In one window of Miscanthus floridulus cultivar M001 chromosome 12, ASM1932011v1, whole genome shotgun sequence DNA:
- the LOC136495871 gene encoding uncharacterized protein: MGAPAPMTAETTVSAAGASTSTEAIMTEAGAPETAEAVTAEAGAPEVTTAIVMVARPFVQEAEMSAAEASAVPLAQGPPLLWESARETETQLAPLAARIKELEEELTRAVCDRDAFKSWAEEATTSGKALAGRLGAEESVHRLTKGALNEALAAAEALQIEAVVLRGTVEELGSEASRVAEASRVEAQRLKAKAEACQAETRRWELKAKGELRGLPSLT, encoded by the exons ATGGGGGCCCCGGCGCCCATGACCGCTGAGACCACAGTGTCCGCGGCCGGCGCTTCTACGTCTACCGAGGCCATAATgacggaggctggagcccccgagaccgccgaggccgtgactgcagaggctggagcccccgaggtcaccacggCCATCGTGATGGTAGCGAGGCCGTttgtgcaggaggcggagatgtcggcggcagaggcctcggccgtgcccttggctcagggcccgccGCTGTTGTGGGAGAGTgcccgggagacggag acgcagctcgcccccttggcggcgcggatcaaggagctggaggaggagcttacccgcgccgtCTGCGACCGGGATGCCTTCAAGTcctgggctgaagaagcgacgacctcgggcaaggccctcgccgggcggctgggggcagaggagagtgtgcaccggctgaccaaaggcgctctgaacgaggcccttgctgcggctGAGGCCttgcaaatcgaggctgtggttttgagggggacggtcgagg agctggggagtgaagcctctagggtggccgaggcctctcgagtcgaggcccagcggttgaaggcaAAAGCCGAGGCCTGCcaggccgagacccgacgctgggagctgaaggccaagggtgagctccgtgggctcccgtccctaacttag